The Desulfurococcaceae archaeon DNA window ATGCTAAAAACCGGGTTTATCGCCGATGCGTGGTTGTGTGGGTCGACCAGGGGTATGTCCACTAATGTCGCATTACTCCATAAGGCGCGTATTCTCTCCTGATCGGCTTCACTGGTATACAGCAGGATATTCTTTTCCTCGGGTCTCTTCCCGGTCAAAACCCAGTAGAAGTAGTAGTCGGGACTCGCATCTATGTCTAGGTGGAGCTTCACAGTGGTAGAGTTCAATTCATACCTGCTGGTAATGTTGGCTATTTTCTCGGGGTCGGCGTACGGCACGTAGAACACGAATAAGTAACTGTAGCTGCTTTCATGTGCCCCGAGAGCCGGGTTAGCGTGTAAGATCGAGGCCACCAATAGTGTGACCCACAATACAGCTATCGTTTTTTCCAGCAACTTCTTCACCACGCCACCTTCAACTTGGAGTATAAGCCTATGTATATTAATAAGGCGTGTTTAAATAATATGCTCTAAAATATGGGTGCCACTTGAAAATGGCATTTACGCGGCTCACGGGTTCAGAGCTTTTCTTTAGTGTTCTCGATAGATTGGCCAAAGCCGCTCTCACACATAGTAGGGATGCTTTTACCGGCGATCTTCTCGAAATACTTGAAAAAGTGCTGGCTGAACGGCCTGCCTCCATGGCCACGATTAATGCACTCAGAGAGATATCAACGTATTTTCTCGAGAACGGCGTGGACGGGTTGGCCGAGTACATAGGTAAAGTGAGGTCTAATTACGATGCCGCACTATGGAAGTCCGCTGAAGTCGCATCACGTAGAGTTGAGAGCGGCGATAGGATATTCACAAACAGCAATAGTCTAGCCGTTAGGAGGCTCCTCAAGGTGCTACGTGACCAGAACAAGGACATAGCAGTATACGTCTCGGAGTCGAGGCCCGGGAACGAAGGCGTCTTAATAGCAGAGTACGCTGAAAGCCTAGGTTTCAATGTTTATTTAATGGTGGATTCCGCTGTAAGGTTCTTCGTAAAAGACATAGATAAAGTGTTCGTGGGCGCGGAGGCTATTTCCGCTAATGGAGCTGTAGTATCTAAAGTTGGAACAAGCCTGGTAGCCCTAGTGGCCAAGGAGGCGCGGAAACGCGTTTTCGTAGTAGCACCTACTATGAAATTTAGCTACGAGACCATTCACGGCGAACTACTCAAGATCCCTGAAGGTGGGATAGAGCTCATCACCGATATCGAGAAGGATCGCGAGCTTCCTCGAGGCTTTACAGCCAGGGTACCCCTCTACGATGTAACTCCAGCCGAGTACGTGGATGCCGTGGCAACGGAGTACGGTCTCGTGGCCCCTCAGGCTATTCCAATGCTTTTAAGAACTCTATATGGCACCTACCCGCCTACCGTTGCTTCGTTAAATGATGTACTCGTAAGACTTAAAGGCGGATCGTGCTCGAGGTGATTGGAATTGGGAATTCCTTTGAGAACTCTACAAATAGCAGACGATATTAAGACGATGAAAATACGCGGTGCCGGTAAGATCGCCAGGGCCGCTGCCGAGGCCGTTAAGATAGCCGCCATGGAGTATAGCGGCGTTCAACGCCTAGATGAGTTTAAGAAGTACATGATAAACGTCGCGAAGATACTGTTATCCACGAGACCCTCTGCTGTAAGCTTACCTAATGCCTTAACGTACGTTCTTAAAGCGCTACGCGGTGCTGGAGGCTTTTCTGAGGCAAGGGACTCCGTAGTGCTGGCCGCTGATGAGTTCATAAAGAACTCCCTAGAGGCCATTGCAAGAATTAGTGAAATGGGTGCTAGAAGAATTAAAGAGGGCTCGATCATACTGACGCACTGCCACAGCACAGCCGCTGTGGAGGTCATAGCTGGTGCCTATAGGGAAGGTAGGGTTCTTAGAGTTTACAGTACTGAAACGAGGCCTTTTATGCAGGGTAGAATAACGGCTTTACACCTGCTCAAGTACGGGGTTCCGATAGTCCAAATACCGGATAGCGCCGTAAGGTACGTTATGCACGAAGTGGATTACGTCATCGTGGGGGCCGACACCATTACGAGCAACGGAGCGGTGGTGAACAAGATCGGCACTAGCCAGGTAGCACTCGCAGCTAAGGAGGCGAGGGTCAGAGTTTACGTTACGGCGGAGTCTTATAAGTTTTCACCCATGACGCTTGTAGGTGAACCCGTTAAAATAGAATTCAGAAGCCCCGAGGAAATAGTTCCTAAAGAGTGGCTTGAAAAGCACCCTCGGATCAAGGTATTGAATCCCGTATTTGACGTCACGCCACCAGAGTACGTTGATGTTATCGTAACGGAGTACGGAGTCATACCGCCACCAGTAGCTGTACTAATATTAACTGATAAGCTCGGCTGGAAACTTGATAGTATAAGATACTCTGAAGACATTCTTGAAAATGTAGAAAAGCTTGTTGAGTAGGGTACTATGACATCTATTTTTAGGAGGCGGAAAATCAGCCCGGAGGAGATGAGAAGCGAAATTATTAGGCTAATAGATGAAAGCAGGGAGGTTATTTACAAAATTGCGTTTTACTCTCAACCAGAAGTCCAAGAGGTCCTTGAACGGGTATCAAGGCGCTGGGAAGAGTCCGGTTACCAAGGTAGACCCATAGATTACGCCAACGTGGAGGAGTTGGAAATGCTGTACAAGATAGCGCGGAGAATAGTTAGCTATAGCCCAGAAGAGCTATGGAGCATATACGGGCGTGAATACCTACCAACCGCGTGAACTCTATATATATAACTTCGCGGCAGTGTATACTACCTGTGAGGAGTGGTGTATACATGACGTCTCACGAGGACGTGAAGAGAAAGGTTTTAGAGGTCCTTGAAACAGTCATAGACCCGGAAATCGGGATAGACGTGTACAACCTCGGCTTAATATATGATGTCCAAGTCGTGGACGAGAAGCACGTGAAGATCTCAATGGGCCTTACCACGATGTTCTGCCCTCTAGCACCAATAATTCCCTTAATGATAATTGATCAGCTCAAAGAGAGGCTCGGGATAGACGCAGACATAGACCTCGTATATGATCCCCCCTGGACGCCTTTACGCATGACCGATAAGGGTAGAGCAATGTTCAAGGAGAGATTCGGCTACGACATCGTGGAAATGTATTCCCACACCACTAAAACGGAGAGAGAATAGCAACGCGGCTGAACACATAAAGTTTTATTTGCTCCATTCACCGTCCCGTTTCTAGGTAGGGTGTGCGACGTGAGCTGGAGCATATTGACGTTGCTTAGGGAAAACCCCGAGTTACTCAAAGAACACGTCAAGAAGCGTTTCATGGACCCAAACATCGTTGATAGGGCTTATAAGCTGGACGTTGAATGGCGCCGTCTCTTAACAGTTGTACAAGAACTTAGGCATAGGCACAACGTTATTAGTCGAGAAATCCCTAAGCTACCGGAGCCGGAAAGGCAGAAGAGGGTTGAAGAAGCCAAAAAGCTTCTCGAAGAGCTTGGAAAGCTCGAAGAAAGGCTTAAGTACCTAGAAGCCGAGAGGGAAGAGGCGCTATTAAGCCTGCCTAATATAGTCCATGAAAGCGTCCCCATAGGGCCCGACGATTCCTACAACGTGCCGATAAGATTTCACGGCGTGCCCAAGGTTTGGATAGGCTACGTTGAAAACTTTAAACAGCAGACCGAGAAGTACGGATTCAAGGTAGACTACGAGATCATAGAGTGGAGACCTATTGGTCACGCCGATATGTTGGAGAGTGTGCTTAGACTAGGAGATACCCTTAAAGCAGGCGAAGTTTCCGGTAGCCGTTTCTACTACCTCTTCGACGACGTGGTCTTCTTGGACCTGGCCTTGCTGATGTATGCCATAGACTTCTTGACGAGTAAAGGTTACAGGCTGATACTGCCACCATACATGCTACGGCACAAAATAATGATGGGGGTAATAGACTTAAAGACATTTGAAGACGCCATCTACAAGATCGAGGGCGAAGACCTATACCTAATAGCGACCGCCGAGCACTCCCTTGCCGCTCTACACGCATTCGAAGACATTCCCGAAGAAAGACTCCCCTTGAGGTATGCAGGCATTTCACCGTGCTTCAGGAAAGAAGCGGGTGCCGGTTCTAGGGACCTCAAGGGCATATTCAGAGTTCACCAATTCCATAAAGTTGAGCAGTACGTGTACGCTAAGCCCGAAGAAAGCTGGGACCTGATGGAGGAGCTCATATCTAATGCGGAAGAGCTATTCAAGGGGCTTGAACTACCGTACAGAGTTGTGAACATCGCGAGTGGCGATCTCGGCGCTCCAGCTGCCAAGAAATACGACCTAGAAGTCTGGATGCCAGCTCAAGGTCTGTACAGGGAAATGGTTAGTTGCAGTAACACTACTGACTGGCAGAGCTACAGGCTAAGAATAAGGCTCATTAGGAGGAAGGGCATGGTGAAGGAGTACGTCCACACACTTAACAGTACGGCTATAGCAAGCACCAGGACAATAACTGCTTTACTTGAAAACCTTCAGAACGAGGACGGCACCATTAACGTACCCCGAGTCCTTAGGAAGTACCTCGAGGTATTCAGCAAGGCACCGAGAGACTACATACACCCTGTTCAGAAGGAGAAAATTTACAAATAATCCCCATAATATTCGAGCTTACTCGAGAGCCGCCCTTCCCGGCGTTTCTAAGCGACGAGCCACTTTTCGCTGCGACTTTGGAGAGGATGCTTAGGAGATTACTTTTCTAGGTGGAGGCCCAAGTCGTTAGGCTTGAACGTTGCTCTATGAGCCCGTGAAAATAAAAGCTTTAGGCCTTCGAAAAGCCTGACTTCTAAGACTTAGAGCCGGCTCCGCGGCTGGGGCTTAAAAAGATTAAGATCCTATTAGCGTTTTAGCGTTATGGGCCTCTAGAAGGCCCGAGAAGTTGTTTAAGACCCGGTAATTCTCGCGCCGCAGTTGGTAGGAAGGTGTATTAGAGCTGAAACCTCAAGCTTGCTTTACCGACTCAACTGTTCCGGGATACTGATCTCGGGGATGGCTTCCAGAGTAGGGGCTACTGAGGTCTCGTTCACAGGCGGCTTTACCTGTTCTCCCGCCCATGTCAAGCGGTTTTACATGAGCAAAACCTTGATCTCGAGGATTTATTAGGGTTTCCTTGGAATAGATATCCGAAGGTGACATATGTGGCTAGTAGACCATTAACAGCACTCCTGACACTATCACTCTTAGCTCTGGCCATCGTCCCATTAGTGGGGGTAGTAGACGCTGTAGATGAGGCGATACCGGTAAGTAAATGTATGGAGATAGTTGAGAGCGGCTACTACAAGCTTGTGGCAAATCTCTCAGGGCTTTCCGAGAATGAGTGGTTCTGCGTAAAGGTGTCCGCGGATAATGTGATACTCGATGGAGGTGAGTTCTCAATAACTGGAGGTCCAGGCCATGATATCTCAGGTACCGGCATCATGGTCACCGGTAGTAACGTTGTTGTCAAGAACTTCGGTTTGATCAGCGGTTACGCTCTAGGAATTCGCGTAGAGGAGTCAAGCGAAATCACCGTAGCTAGCAACACCGTTTCGGGCGGCAACACAGAGATCCTGATCAGCGTATCGACGAACGTAAGCGTAGTTGACAACACGCTCCTAGGCGCAGAGACCACGGCAATGGAAATAAATGTTGGATACTCAAGCGGGATCACCATAGCTGGTAACATGATCTCGGGTGGCGGAGCAGGAGTGTTCATTGATAAGTCAAGTGGAGTCGTAGTAACCGGTAACACGATCTCGAGGACCTTAGCTGCCGGGATTAGCATGTACGAATCCGTAAACAATATTCTGTCTGAAAACAGGATCTCGGGTGGCGGGATTCACGGCCTGAGGATCGAGTCATCCAACAACAACACAATAGCTAACAACGTAGTTTCAGACGCTGCTATAGGAATCTACATAGGCTCATCTGAGGGTAATCATATATACAACAACCTCTTCAACAACCTGATCAACGCCATGGTGTCTGCCTCATCAAACGCGTGGAACACTACCCTCAAGCGGGGTACAAATATCGTGGGAGGTAACTGGCTCGGAGGTAATGCATGGCTTAATCCGCAGGGAGAAGGGTATTCTCAGACCTGCAGAGACTTAACAGAACCCTATGGAGTATGCGATGAGCCCTACATGATCGGGGAGAACAACGTCGACTACTTACCACTTGCAGTAACATCAACAGCCACGCCCATACCCACATTAACCCCTACAGTAACCATGATAACGCCTACACCTATTACCCTGCCTACATCTATACCCACTTCTACCATCACACTAACGACATCTATTCCTCCGCAAACTCCCACCTCTATCACCATATCCACTCTCCCACCTACCCCCACACCTACTCCCACGCCAACGGCACCTACCGCGACCTTAGCCCCGGCTGAAAAGCCCTCTATACCCGTATTTGAGGTAGTTCTGGGGGTCATGGCGGTAGCCATATTGACGGCGGCGGCTTACATAGTGAAGAGAAGGAAGTGAAGAGGGCTCGGCCGGCTTAAACATTTTTATTAACGCCTTTGGGTCGATACCGAAGAGGAGGCGCTAAGCTACTATCCGGCAAGCCCTAACCACCCTGGAGCGGGTCCGAGCACCTTGAGGGCTGTTTTCTTCTTGATGGGG harbors:
- a CDS encoding initiation factor 2B; its protein translation is MAFTRLTGSELFFSVLDRLAKAALTHSRDAFTGDLLEILEKVLAERPASMATINALREISTYFLENGVDGLAEYIGKVRSNYDAALWKSAEVASRRVESGDRIFTNSNSLAVRRLLKVLRDQNKDIAVYVSESRPGNEGVLIAEYAESLGFNVYLMVDSAVRFFVKDIDKVFVGAEAISANGAVVSKVGTSLVALVAKEARKRVFVVAPTMKFSYETIHGELLKIPEGGIELITDIEKDRELPRGFTARVPLYDVTPAEYVDAVATEYGLVAPQAIPMLLRTLYGTYPPTVASLNDVLVRLKGGSCSR
- a CDS encoding ribose 1,5-bisphosphate isomerase, with the protein product MGIPLRTLQIADDIKTMKIRGAGKIARAAAEAVKIAAMEYSGVQRLDEFKKYMINVAKILLSTRPSAVSLPNALTYVLKALRGAGGFSEARDSVVLAADEFIKNSLEAIARISEMGARRIKEGSIILTHCHSTAAVEVIAGAYREGRVLRVYSTETRPFMQGRITALHLLKYGVPIVQIPDSAVRYVMHEVDYVIVGADTITSNGAVVNKIGTSQVALAAKEARVRVYVTAESYKFSPMTLVGEPVKIEFRSPEEIVPKEWLEKHPRIKVLNPVFDVTPPEYVDVIVTEYGVIPPPVAVLILTDKLGWKLDSIRYSEDILENVEKLVE
- a CDS encoding metal-sulfur cluster assembly factor; amino-acid sequence: MTSHEDVKRKVLEVLETVIDPEIGIDVYNLGLIYDVQVVDEKHVKISMGLTTMFCPLAPIIPLMIIDQLKERLGIDADIDLVYDPPWTPLRMTDKGRAMFKERFGYDIVEMYSHTTKTERE
- the serS gene encoding serine--tRNA ligase — translated: MSWSILTLLRENPELLKEHVKKRFMDPNIVDRAYKLDVEWRRLLTVVQELRHRHNVISREIPKLPEPERQKRVEEAKKLLEELGKLEERLKYLEAEREEALLSLPNIVHESVPIGPDDSYNVPIRFHGVPKVWIGYVENFKQQTEKYGFKVDYEIIEWRPIGHADMLESVLRLGDTLKAGEVSGSRFYYLFDDVVFLDLALLMYAIDFLTSKGYRLILPPYMLRHKIMMGVIDLKTFEDAIYKIEGEDLYLIATAEHSLAALHAFEDIPEERLPLRYAGISPCFRKEAGAGSRDLKGIFRVHQFHKVEQYVYAKPEESWDLMEELISNAEELFKGLELPYRVVNIASGDLGAPAAKKYDLEVWMPAQGLYREMVSCSNTTDWQSYRLRIRLIRRKGMVKEYVHTLNSTAIASTRTITALLENLQNEDGTINVPRVLRKYLEVFSKAPRDYIHPVQKEKIYK
- a CDS encoding NosD domain-containing protein; this translates as MASRPLTALLTLSLLALAIVPLVGVVDAVDEAIPVSKCMEIVESGYYKLVANLSGLSENEWFCVKVSADNVILDGGEFSITGGPGHDISGTGIMVTGSNVVVKNFGLISGYALGIRVEESSEITVASNTVSGGNTEILISVSTNVSVVDNTLLGAETTAMEINVGYSSGITIAGNMISGGGAGVFIDKSSGVVVTGNTISRTLAAGISMYESVNNILSENRISGGGIHGLRIESSNNNTIANNVVSDAAIGIYIGSSEGNHIYNNLFNNLINAMVSASSNAWNTTLKRGTNIVGGNWLGGNAWLNPQGEGYSQTCRDLTEPYGVCDEPYMIGENNVDYLPLAVTSTATPIPTLTPTVTMITPTPITLPTSIPTSTITLTTSIPPQTPTSITISTLPPTPTPTPTPTAPTATLAPAEKPSIPVFEVVLGVMAVAILTAAAYIVKRRK